Below is a genomic region from Amphiura filiformis chromosome 19, Afil_fr2py, whole genome shotgun sequence.
GGAGGGTGAGAAAAGGGGATTTCTTTTGGGGGATAATCTAAGCTGAAAGAGGGGCTTGGTTTGTTTTGGGGGGCAACTGCAAAGAAGGGTGATCTACTCGCAAGAAGATTTTTTTTGCCCgaactaatatgcctccaaaagtccaaactaatatgcctccaaaagtccaaactaatatgcctccaaaagtccaaactaatatgcctccaaaagtcctaactaatatgcctccagatGCAATTTTACTGTGTTAAAGGTATGGGaaggaggcatattagagagctagtatataggCCTAGCGTCTTCCAAAATATATCGACACTctatactaactctctaatatgcctccagagGCGATTTTACCGTGTttaaggtatgggagggaggcatatgagagagctagtatatagcgTCTTCCAAAAGATATCGACACTATATACTAACTCTCTACATGTAATATGCCTCCAGACACGATTTTACCGTGTttaaggtatgggagggaggTATATTAGAGAGCTACATAGTATATAGAGAGAGTCCAAATTAATACCCGCCCGGAGGGTGAGAAAAGGGGATTTCTTTTGGAAGATAATCTAAAGCTGAAAGAGGGGCTTGGTTTGTTTTGGGGGGCAACTACAAAGAAGGGTGATCTACTACTTAAGAAGAATTTTTTGCCCgaactaatatgcctccaaaagtccaaactaatatgcctccagacGCAATTTTGccgtgttaaaggtatgggagggaggcatattagtttggacttttggaggcatattagtttgggCAAAAAAATTCTTCTTAGAGCAGATCTCCTTCTTTGTTGTTGCCcccccaaaaacaacaacaaaccaaGCCCTCTTTGGCTTTGATTATCCCCAAAGAAATCCTTTTTTCCCTCGGCGTGGTATTATTTGTACTCTCTatactctctaatatgcctccagagcttttaccgtgttaaaggtatgggaggaggcatattagagagctagtatatagagAGAGTCAAATTAATACCCGCCGGATGAAAAGGGATTTCTTTTGGGGATAATCTAAGCTGAAAGAGGGgtttggttttgttttggggGGGCAACTACAAAGAAGGGTGATCTACTTGCAAGAAGAATTTTTTTTGCCTgaactaatatgcctccaaaagtccaaactaatatgcctccaggcgcaattttaccgtgttaaaggtatgggagggagtTTGGACtttggaggcatattagtttgggCAAAAAATTCTTCTTAGAGCAGATCTCCTTCTTTGTAGTTACCCCAAAACAAACCAAGCCCTTCAGCTTTGATTATCCCCAAAAGAAATCCTTCTCATCCTCGGCGGGTATTAATTTGTActctatatactagctctcttttccaaatattaagttttttcttaatatctcaaaaacagttttgatggagttgggcccttcttacaatcaggtattcaattgtcagaAGGAGATGGAAAATGCTGTCGCAGTCGGTCAGTCAGCATTTTGATATCACTAATAGGCTATGatgtcattaatagagtatgaatgattctagcatttacaatgtaggtctaggtccagggacactagaAAACcgggaaaaaaaaaagattggtgttttttgttttttggtgtgtttttcgGGTAcctgggcagggaatttcctgcccgggtaataggattctTGGGcaggactcactcacacccttagttTATACTAACTAGTTTGTTATCTATTTTTTGTAACAAGAtgcatatttttcaatattttacagGTTATTAACAAACAGATCAGATATTCATCATGTTGTGGATTGGAGTTGCTGATTGAAGAAAGTGCAATGTATCAGAATATTAATGTTTACAAACACTGAACACAATGAAGCCATTAATCCAATGAAAGGACCTAATAATTTTTGTATGTAGAGAGCATAAATTTACATGACGCAAGTCTCACAACTGTCCAGTCAAAATGAGTGTGGGACCATTGATAGCGGATATCCTGTGTGTGTTCCTACTCTCTGTCTACCTCCTGCATAAATATGGCGACTGGCGCAAGCAGCATTTGTTGGTGACGCTCACAACATTTGTGTCATGGTACTTCTGTCTTGTCATCGTTTTCATGATACCACTTGATGTGTCTTCGGTAAGTTCATGGGCTTgataaaaatttattttgtaaatgGTAGCATGTCATGGTGGTCCAATTTCCAGAACATggtaaaaatcatttaaaatgtattttttgatgtCGTAGGATATGGCACCTATAATATAACTTATGGGTCCATTTCTGGCTGGTCGAAAAGGGTATGTGGCCAAGCAATGTTTGGCACACATTATTGCGGTACCTTTTATGCACTAAAAAGGCttggaaaaaacaagaaaaacgtTCTAatatatgcaaaatgtcctgctcgctgTACTTGTATCACATGATAGAACCAGCCAGTGACATTGAAGATGATATAGTGCATGTGATATTTATTTACATGTCTACATGTAAATTTTatcttgatttttgtttttaaaatggagCGCACTTGCTTCCCAGTTCTTTCATAATATCATCATAACCTAATTGCCCAGTCATTTTTTGAGGTTTTTGAGTTTTAAAACTCAATCTTAATGACAATTGCCACCTTGCTGAACTTCAAGCTCTATTATTATCACCCAATGTTGTTAGCTGTGAAGGTTTCTTTGAAATGGTTTTGGACCAACATAATCAGATAACGTCACACTAGGTGATGTTACAGAAGTGATGTCACAAAGAAACTATCAGAGCTATACATGTAAACATCGGCTTACTATTTGGAATTTGTTGCCAACTATTAAATATCTTAATTTCGTTCACAGACATTCTACAGACAGTGTTGCGAAGAAAATCAACTGCCAACTGTTAATTCTCCTTCTGCTACCGATGCATCCCCATCTGGTAATGCAACATTCTCACCGGCGGCCACACCTAGTAACCTACTTAGCAACAAGACCACAACGCCCTCTAGAAATCTTACTACTAGATCAGTGCAGTCACTTGAGTTACATGTATTATCGGATTGCCCTTGCGAGCAGCCATGGAGTTATGTACCAGCGAACATACTACCAGATATCTGGCAAATCATATATTGGACCACTTTTGTTTTAACATGGTATgacaatattttgtaattatgtGTAAATATGTAAGAAGAtcctttcatacactcctagacagagaaccaatcagagcaaatgttaggaagatacaaagcattgatttgtcttgcaggttgatgcatttatatttgcttgtattttccaacatttttagcgacaataattttgttataaaaattcatGGCTGAGATGTACTGAGATGTAGATGCGTCTAATGTACCCATAGCGCATGCTGCATCATCATCTCattatgcatgcattttgtacaatttcactcccaataaGTGATATGCAGAAAGGTAATCAACAAAAATGTGTGTTTCTTTTTTAGTAAAATAAGCTTTAACTAGAAAtatgcggttcgtaattaaggtggctcccacacaaaagtgtgtaaataacaaaggtttgtaaatacaaataacatgcaatatgcaaataaactcattagtattcataaatatgcaaataatatgacaaAAACTATACAGCATTTCAGGGCTATAATATGCTTTCACAATACCAAGTTGaaatcggttattgcgtttaagctgcagagtggattaatgaaaatgtaagcaaaatatgcaaattagctcattaatattcataagaaGCATATAAATCAAAAACATGTCAGGTGACTTTttctgggttttgttggagtGGGTCACATGTATGTAAAATGAACATATCTGCTACTTTTGATCATAGTTTCCAATATCTaccttgaatttttttaagtagcatGTCAATTTCAAGCTAACATTATAGGGCAGATAATGCAGGCCGAAATTTAACTCAAAAAGTAAGTAAATATGACGTTTATCGGCTTTTGTATCAGAATTCTTGAATGTATAGTCCATGTGGCTTTgcaagaaaacaaaatcaatgtttttttgtGTACTAACCCATCACATCTGTGGATCAATGAGTGGACTGTATATGAAAGCAGGCgtgtaaaaaagaaaagaaaaaagtatacatacatttgtattcatttgttaatCAATTGTTTTGTTCACCTGACAGGGTCATCATGCCTATCATGAAATCTTACAGCAATGCAGGAGACTTTACAGTACGGGGTAAATTAAAATCAGCTCTAATAGAGAATGCTATTTGGTATGGTAGCTACTTGCTTATCTTTGGTGTATTGCTGATATATGTAGCTGCAAACCCACATCTCAAAATTGATGGGTGAGTATTGGTCATCAGAGGACATTCTGGTGTGGAGTATTTTAAAATCAGCTCTAAATATTGGCCATTAGAGGACTTATGAGCCTTTCCGCGATTTCAGAAATCTCGGACTGCACATCAACATCCGGGTCTGTTTGAGAGATAAATAACACAATCTTctgcattttcatgattttacttTCCTAGTTTCACACTAGCAGTTTCTAGCTAGCTCATCAATACTTTCCTTGTCTTGAACAAAGTGTTCAGAATTAAGAcgtcaacaccaaaaaaatatgTGTTTCATACAAAGTGCAAAGTTCACCCTCATTGAAATACTGAGTCCTCAATGTTTATCTCTTAAAAGTCTCATGGATACCCACAATGTATTTTGATTGGAAACTGCAAAAGGGCTTATTAATCATGAATAAACTGCTATTTCATGGGTTTCCAGTGCACCAGACTTATTCATTATAAGACTGCTTTGCAAAATTGAAGTGCTGATTTGACAAAGcaacttttcaattttgaaaagCAGTCTGAAAATAAATAAGTCTGGTGCACTGAAAACCCACTTGATTATAGAATATTATACCCAAATAAAGACTGCatcatcaatgggctattccagttgaaatacctataccccctatggaggacatgatcttaatctcctacatgtgtgaaagattaaggtcatgtcttccatatgggatgtatggatttcaactgaaataacccaatATCTCAAAGCAATAGAGTGTGATGCAATCGAGCAAAACAAGTAGCTTGTCAAGCAAATCAAATTCActtttcaatttcatttcatATGGCATTTTCAGAGGTGAAAACTTAATTGAACTTGGACTTATTGTTATTGTTTCAGAGATATAGTTATttcagtgttgctcagaacaataaaatacaaaggaagttgaagactatatctcaaaatcagtattggCAACAAACAACTCATTTAACTGGATCCAATTacatatatgtgagtggacgcgggcgaatcagccgtaaactcggcaaattgtattctgagttaaagtgtaaaatgtatgtgaaggtcgtattcatatgtgtatcaattcgttgtgacaagtatcttatcaaacgctgtttaaatcaatcaataatactactgctgaagaggataataagcttctacctatttctatagaatagttcttgtctttggttcctttggctaaatcctgttcaagtggtagataacaaagcattgtattttgtctaggtatgtataatcaacaatgaacaatgagaggatattactgaagctcgttgacttggggatgatttgaaatgaccgccaattatgactgttggatatttattaccagaaatgtagaaaaagagacacatgtataaccgataaaaaatacaattttgtcgaaggaacagagttcaacaaatcataaccccgcttttggatatcgtttgaagtcaaatgatataccattttaaagcttatggtatatattttctaaacacgaaataaaacaaaattgacgggggccgactttacggctgattcgccgcgtccagtcacatatgaccAGCGTTTCTTAGACAACACAGAATGTCAAGCAAAACCTTTTTGTGCCATTTGCAATGCTTTCTAATCCTAAATACAAACTGCATCATTGTTCTTTGCAGATAAAACTTTTAACTTCCTATTTTTAAAAGTTACAATACATCGGGTTCATCACATAGTGATGTAAAATGTATCGTATACAATACGCCACCATGTGATGTACTTTTTCCGATGTTTACAGAAAAGTGCATCACATAGTGGCATATCACACCTATTTAATGactaattaattacttaattttcaGCTTTGTGACTTGGCGTAATTGAAGAGAACGATCGATATCTAAAACCAAATATtgccaaaattaccaaaaatcatgATACGTAACTATGTTATGAACCCGATAAAAATATTAACTCCATCTTTATCTTAAAAGAGTGACTACATCTTTGTTCTTTGCAGTGAAAAACTTCAGATCATCGGTATCACAGCCAGCAATACATGGGGTTTATTTCTTCTGGTTCTCCTTCTCGGTTATGGCTTGGTAGAGGTACCCAGAAAGTTTTGGGCAGAGTCTAAGAAAGGATTCTTGCTATCATACACATACTTCCAATTAGCCAAACTGAGCACAGAGAAGTCGGAAGCAGAGGAATATCTGGAAGATATATTAGAGGTGAGAGGTTTGTTTCAAATGCGTGCTTACATATtgcctttgggctattccagttgaaatccatacacccccaatggaagacatgaccttaattttccacacacggagtgtaaattttaaatgggattAACTGAATCAAGGtgttgttttccatagggggtgtatggaattcaactgcaatagcccattaaATTTTGTGGTGTAAAAGTTCAGGAGGATCATATGGACTCAAAGTGACTACcgaccactgcaaaatccaacatggtgttactcaacttgagacgagacagactatagttAGACAATGACCAAAACTCAGGTATTCGGTCCTGACCTGTTGATGTTATACCTGGGCAGGAACGGGCTACCCAAGGATCATTATTTGAATATGTTGACAAGACAAGCCTTGCCATAGTTCTTTAAGCTTGAAAGAAAATTTCAATGGCACCAATGAGGTGGTCTCTAGCCACAAAATCCAATTCCAAGAGGCCAGAGTTCAATTCCTGGTATAAGTAAACTACTAGGTCAAACAGTATCTGCACAAGCTGTTATAACATGAAATATTTTGCAGGTACATATttcactagacttctccgtagtccgcttgcccattttgcatactctggctattacatgtaagcataaaacgctgatttgtattaatttgcatCCCAGATTTgcgtgcaattgatagatttttacaTCTCAGcgacatctgatattttcaatcACCgaactccctctgtttgttagcttcccatgtggactacttactttgacttgcggttaagattcttaacacaggactctatggagagttaggccagaactaaaattggccatgatgtaatgcatctttaaatggatctggcttgtgattggtcgcccagatctcgctatggtttaaatcctctggGCACgagccattaccattaactacatcgtacacagcAATCTATGGAATTTGCAGCACGTTTGAtctggcgcgaaagttaaactctcagtggTGTGTATGGACGTACATTTAGCGCGTCTTACTACCATGCTTGGTACTTGgtgttttagagaccaaagttctgcttaaaagtcaaagtacatctagtcggattttttactcgggctttcgcgatcaataaactggtagattccaaaatcagaattgctcCATATTgagtgagcaattataattatgcaagatatgttgcattcaatataacttttattgtcactaatcatctaatttaTCATAAacctctttatgaccattttactattgaacactttaattctaataaacatcagtataattttgagttgaacggaatgcgttcatcatgattaataataacatattttttatcaaaattcgactatggcaaaGTCTAATATTTCACCAAATACCATTGCTACTGACTCACAAATGTTTGgagacaatttattaaaaaatgtgaGTGCAAATGTCTCACACTACTATGACTTAATCCATCACCACGGGTACTGGCCCGTGAATTACATAGCATATCCGGGCAGTGAATATTTACTAATTACAACCATATTGGGCTGCATAATGCTAAACACTAATCCTATCAGGTTTTCAGGTTGCAAAAAGAAATAATGCTCCTTGGCACATAATTACCTGTGAAGTCACACCCCTACTTTTCTAGTATTGTACCCATAGACCTGCTGAAACTGCAAACTCCATGAAAGTAaggataatataattataatatacatTTGTCCTGTACGTGTAATAtccaattctcgatcatgagagccaacttgggcaCGCAGTTGCATCGAGCATACTACGCAAAGACCACACACTTATGGCGCAAGCACATCTTTTGATAATTGTACAATCACTGTCTTTGGTTATGTTGTTTCACGAAAAGTAGACTGACACAACAGCACACAGCAGACctgtacatcctctcatgatcaggAGTTATATATTTTGCCTATTGTCTTAATTGATTATTCCTTCTCCTTTTGTCCAAGTGTTGGTTATTCCTTTTAATTATACACataattagggttaggttagggatATGATTAGGGTTTGgattggggttaggattaggcaTAATGTTAGGGTAAGCTTGCACgaaaaaattacatgaaggattgacCAGAGTCTTACGGTGAAAGGCGATAGCATATTGCTTGGAATGGCTATCAAAGTTATGAAACAAAGGCAGGTTTTGTGAACCAAAAGAACAATTGCCAAGTATTATTGTGTTTGTTTTAATTGGTTTTGTGTTTCAGGATATCAGGAGAGCATCGGATGGAGTACGATACAATCACCCATTGCGTAAACATGTCAATACCATCATAGATAAATGCCCTACAACATTCCAAGACTCACTCACAAAACACTTAGATGACTTCCAGGATTACGACACTAAAAGTGGTAATACTCTTATGGTAAGTAAATTAAAAAAGAGTCCGAATGATTTCATTAAATGTAAATCACATGTACACTTGCATGATTAAGACTCCAAAAGTAACAGTAAAGAAAGCATGTAACTTGAGACACCATCATGGCATCTTCATTCAGCTGCATTATAGTGTTATCCTTGTGTCACATGACCACCTGATGAGTGGGTCAAATGTCAGTAGATCATCGTAGATGGCGGACAGGTTGTATCTGGCATCCCTGTTGACTGACAGTAGGTGGATTGTGACCAGAgaattgtaaacactacgctcaATGAAGACACTGGCGTCGCAAGCTACATCACTGCCAAACCAAGACTctaaaaaaggtaacttttttgGCACATTATAAGTCTAATATTAGTTTACATGTTatgaaacatgtttttgttttgccTTTTAAAAAGTTTTCCTCAAGTTATTACACTTGTTGCTTTTTATCTTTTGTGAACATTACAGGTACCGAGTGATAAAGAGTTAATCCGACTGCATAAGAAGGTGATCTTTGCCCTACAAGCCAAGAAACGTACAGACACACAGTGGGATGTACTCTTAACTAAAGCTTATCATCTGGAAGATTTACAAGAGAATGAAAACGATCATAAAAAGTAAGTGTTATACTCCATCGCTAAGTGacaagcgattggtatttgaccaatgaggtcgTGCACTCGTCCCAACGGAACAAAAAAAGCTCTATCTCATTTGCTAAAAACTAATCGCTATTGCGATCAATTCAgctttaggcaaaaaaaaaaaaaaaattgtttactcaAGTGTATAAGACAGGGTTGGGTGGTCAGATGTTTCAATatcaacaagtgatgaagaatgccttcaAGTTGACAAAAGATTTGGGGTACCAAAGCCAAAATTGAAAGAGGGCATAATGGCCTTGGTGTCCTCCCTGAAAATCGAGCTCTGGTGATAAAAATATGGATACAACTTaaattttgtgttgtggtaatatttttttttttttttttgtaaaattagcCCTATTTGTTGCAAAAGTGGATTgagtttgatttaaaaaaacaatcaaagtaAAGCGAGTgacaaaattggcaatttttcatCAGATAttggtgatttttagggttattCCCAGTTGGTGAAAAATGCCCCAACATGCCCGACCAATTGACACATCTTGTGATTGCCCATAGAAAACAAAGGAATGCAATTACAAATGTAGAGTTTAAAgatttaaacttttaaaatgcATGACAACATTTTGACTGTGTTGGTTGTTACCATCAATCTTTCTTTTATCAATTAAAGGAATTCCAGCATTCGTTTGATCCGGAATACACCGGTGTTAGTCAGTACATCTGCACGCCAACAGTGGAGTGGTATTTGAAAATCTGGATGATGCCGACATGTCTCAAAGTATTTGCACTCTTGCTGGCCGTTTTCTCATTCATGGTGGTTTGGTCGGAAGTGACGTTTTTTAGCACCGATCCAGTGCTGTCTATATTTGCAGTGTTCATTGATGCAGCTGCtggaaattataattatttatgttTAGAAGTAAGTTGTTGACTTCACTTTGAAATGTTATAcacagggcgtagccagctttcttggtcagggggggcaaaataaaatttttggggcacagacaaaaaaaattgcagttgcatcatacaatacatatagagactgtatgtctttgagcttcccgaaaaaggccttattgggaaaaaaaaaggtattttacatcattttcgcccattatcctaCTGAAAAAGGctatattgttacaatgtgcgcgcgtagcgtgaacattttttgtattttacactattttggccctgaatttggctagaaaagggctccttgcccttttttttcctttgccctcctgattttctctttcattttttgtcaggggggcacttttttctttctttttttttgtcaggggcactctgcccctactctgcccccctgcccccccctacAGTATCTTAATGAGCATTGAGCGATTTCATAGTTTTTGTTTGTAGTACTTCATGTAGAATCACACATCTTGTAGAAGCAAGCACTATGTTAGCAGGCCTGATATTTTCCCGATTTATATCGGTTTCCCGATATTTtagaaaattgttttaaaaaaatcatgtgtttttccATGATTTTGTATTTAATTGAATACTTTGGTCCAAATACACTACCTTACAATTAGCTACAGGATTTGAGTCTAGATGCATTGAAAAAGACCTGGTATCAGGCCTGGGTTAGGAATCAAAGTTTGTCAAGTGCATGGAAATATTCCAGAGATACACTATTGCCCCCCCCCTCACCACCATGAGTGACACATAAACATGGCAGAATCTATATACTCTCCTAGTCAAACTGCTCCTTGATACCTCACTAACTGAGACTGTTTCTGTTGTTTGTTTGCAGATATTATGTTGTATTATAATAGCTTATTTATGCTGGTGTTCATACTACACTGTATTCAAAGTACGGGTATTCAACTACTATCATCTGGCGGCACATCACCAGACA
It encodes:
- the LOC140141498 gene encoding LOW QUALITY PROTEIN: G-protein coupled receptor-associated protein LMBRD2-like (The sequence of the model RefSeq protein was modified relative to this genomic sequence to represent the inferred CDS: deleted 1 base in 1 codon; substituted 1 base at 1 genomic stop codon), with amino-acid sequence MSVGPLIADILCVFLLSVYLLHKYGDWRKQHLLVTLTTFVSWYFCLVIVFMIPLDVSSTFYRQCCEENQLPTVNSPSATDASPSGNATFSPAATPSNLLSNKTTTPSRNLTTRSVQSLELHVLSDCPCEQPWSYVPANILPDIWQIIYWTTFVLTWVIMPIMKSYSNAGDFTVRGKLKSALIENAIWYGSYLLIFGVLLIYVAANPHLKIDGEKLQIIGITASNTWGLFLLVLLLGYGLVEVPRKFWAESKKGFLLSYTYFQLAKLSTEKSEAEEYLEDILEDIRRASDGVRYNHPLRKHVNTIIDKCPTTFQDSLTKHLDDFQDYDTKSGNTLMVPSDKELIRLHKKVIFALQAKKRTDTQWDVLLTKAYHLEDLQENENDHKKXEFQHSFDPEYTGVSQYICTPTVEWYLKIWMMPTCLKVFALLLAVFSFMVVWSEVTFFSTDPVLSIFAVFIDAAAGNYNYLCLEILCCIIIAYLCWCSYYTVFKVRVFNYYHLAAHHQTDENSLLFCGMMLCRLTPPLCLNFLGLIHLDGHVTGKQDMVETSYTSIMGRHLDVLPFMEKGFYIYYPITVVLLCVATYFHLGSRCLSFLGFQQFVGDEDMTTDLIDEGKELVRRDRRKKQRAIDSENRKKSFKEKFHIRDDQENGQGPVKGSRFGRSRGSDSDTSRASSGSTRVKYTKREPDDSQIELLRDSEPIDYNEDSMSEYTDELTSSSSSRSKPIMGSSGRSSRGGGWQSDSDRDFLGNKKPKGIFDDV